Proteins found in one Atribacterota bacterium genomic segment:
- a CDS encoding YbhB/YbcL family Raf kinase inhibitor-like protein: MKLASFDFEHEGYIPEKFTCDGEDVSPALMIEDIPENAKRLALIVEDPDAPAGTWIHWLVFNIHVKDVIEEGEIPGTQGINDFRKLEYGGPCPPSGTHRYFFKLYALDEKLDLKEGCHKKDLLKAMEGHIIEETELIGLYQRK; encoded by the coding sequence ATGAAATTAGCCAGTTTTGATTTTGAACATGAAGGATATATTCCCGAAAAATTTACCTGCGATGGAGAGGACGTAAGCCCGGCATTGATGATTGAGGATATCCCTGAAAATGCTAAGAGATTAGCCTTAATTGTCGAGGATCCGGACGCACCGGCAGGGACATGGATTCATTGGCTCGTTTTTAACATCCATGTAAAAGATGTTATAGAAGAAGGTGAAATTCCCGGGACACAGGGCATCAATGATTTCCGGAAATTAGAATATGGAGGACCATGTCCCCCATCCGGGACACATCGTTATTTCTTTAAACTATATGCCCTGGATGAGAAACTTGATTTAAAAGAGGGGTGCCACAAAAAGGACCTATTAAAAGCCATGGAAGGTCATATTATTGAAGAGACAGAATTAATCGGTCTTTATCAGCGAAAATAA
- a CDS encoding mechanosensitive ion channel family protein: MEQTLLDFQKLWEQLLNPEQLQRLLSILLTIVIVLIITKIILNTGKNVIQTILRPRKGAKDYQRKIARAETLAPFFNSIFSFFIYFIAITIILKKIGIDTTPIIASAGVLGLAIGFGAQAIVKDFISGIFILLDGTISVGDVITVNSHTGTVESMNLRHVQLRKFSGELWTIPNGEIANFGNFNKGWTRAVVEVDLAYEQDIEKGMQELENIGKQWAETNKEIILEPPVVQGVMSLGASGITIRLIAKLKPMMHWAAERDLKKLIKNHFDSKGVEIPFNRQVVYLRKEEA, translated from the coding sequence ATGGAACAGACTTTATTGGATTTTCAGAAGTTATGGGAACAACTATTAAATCCTGAACAATTGCAAAGATTACTTTCAATTCTTTTAACTATTGTTATAGTTTTAATAATAACCAAAATAATCTTAAATACAGGGAAAAATGTTATTCAAACAATATTAAGACCACGTAAGGGTGCAAAGGATTACCAGAGAAAGATTGCTCGTGCCGAAACCCTTGCCCCGTTTTTTAACTCAATATTCAGTTTCTTTATCTATTTTATAGCTATTACAATTATTTTGAAAAAAATCGGGATAGACACCACTCCTATTATTGCCAGTGCCGGTGTGCTTGGTCTTGCTATTGGTTTTGGAGCCCAAGCTATTGTTAAGGATTTTATTTCAGGCATATTTATTCTGCTTGATGGCACAATTTCAGTGGGAGACGTTATTACTGTCAACTCTCATACTGGTACAGTTGAATCTATGAATTTAAGACATGTACAATTACGCAAATTCTCCGGCGAATTATGGACTATTCCCAATGGAGAAATTGCCAATTTCGGAAACTTCAACAAAGGCTGGACCAGGGCTGTGGTTGAAGTAGACCTTGCTTATGAACAGGATATTGAAAAAGGTATGCAAGAACTGGAAAATATTGGGAAGCAATGGGCAGAGACAAATAAAGAAATCATATTAGAACCACCCGTCGTGCAGGGAGTAATGTCCCTTGGCGCTTCCGGCATAACTATCAGGCTTATTGCAAAATTAAAACCAATGATGCACTGGGCAGCTGAAAGAGATTTAAAAAAGCTTATTAAAAACCATTTTGATTCTAAAGGTGTCGAAATTCCCTTTAATCGACAGGTGGTTTACCTTAGAAAAGAAGAGGCCTGA